TGCCTCGTTCTAATCGGTAAGAATGGTTCAGGGAAAACGCTCCTACTCAACATTTTGGCAACCTTAGTCGAACCGACATCAGGGACCGTTTCTATTGATGGAATTGATGCATTTGCGAACCTAAAACAGGTGCGTCCAAGCATCGGGTATATCCCGGTCGCGTTTGAAGGGTATCCTGAATCGTCCGTTGTAAATTACCTCAATTTTTTTGCCGCTGCATACAAATTGGAGAGACGGGAGCGTGTGGATGCAATCGATACAGTTCTCGAATTGATGGACATCCAGCATCTCCATGAGGTTAAAGTTGGTACGCTATCGACAGGAGAACGGCAACGGCTTTTATTCGCCAAAACCTTTTTACATGAACCACAGTTATGGTTGTTGGATGAGCCGCTCACACCGCTTGATCCGGGTGGACAGGTCGAGATGACCGAGTTTCTCGGTGAACTCCAAGCGATGGGAAAAACTGTCATCGTTGCTACCAATCGTCTTGAGGATGTCCGTCGGTTGTGTGGTTCTGACTCGCACGTCGAAAACCTCGTCGGAATTCTGGACAAGGGTCAATTTGCTGTTTTTGATACCTTTAGCAAGTTGCAGCAGGAGGGCACAGAAGTAGATAGCGAGGAGAGCTTTTTAACGATGTACTTTTGAATAGAGATAAAAAACTTTCATAACCTGAAACAGGTTGTTGACCAATTTTAGATTCGGGGTGGACTAACGGACCCCCCGCTCAGGAGCAATAGTTAAAAAAATGTCAGATATCGGAAAATCCTTTCAGGAGAACGGATACTATTTCGCCAAAGGGGTCTATTCCTCTCAAGAAATCAATGCGATGGAAAGTGACTTCGATCGGGTCGTGGATCAACTCCTCAAAAGCGATGAGAACGTCAACGCACGTTGGGGCGGTAGATTGATGGATGCCCTTGATGGCGGTGAATCTGTTATCATCCATACCCACAATATCCAGAGTTTCTCTGGGATCTGGTTGCAGGCGTTCATGCAGGAGAAGTTTCTTGATGTTACCGAAGCCATTCTCGGACCCGATATTATGCTTCACCACTCCAAACTCTTCTGCAAACCCCCGGAGCAGGGTGCTCCCTTCCCGATGCATCAAGATTGGCAGTATTTTCCCTCCGTCAAAGACACGATGATAGCTGCCATCATCTACGTTTCAGAGGCTACGGATGAAATGGGGTGTGTCCGCGTCTATCCGGGGTCCCACAAAGAGTTGGGACGCACAGATGGCATGATGGGCAGCGGACAGAACGCTGAAGTTACAGAACGATACCCTATCGAGAACGCAACCGTTTTAGAGGCGGAACCCGGAGACGTGCTTTTCTTTAGTTACTTTACCCTGCACGGCTCGATGCCAAACCGCTCAAACCAGACGAGAAAGAGCGTTCTCGTTCAAATGCTTGCCGGTGACGATGAGATCGAATCCGAGAATCGCCACACCGATGTCCAATTGGTACTCCGTGGTTGGAACCATCTCGCCACCCGCTCTTCTGTTGGTAGGATTAGATAACAATTAAGAGGATAAGAGGAATTATGTGTGGGGTGCCTATCTTTCGCGTACAGCGGTTCAAACCCAGCACAGAATTAACCAGAAACCTGCCCGAAACGAAGTGGAGGGCAGTTCAGGAGGCCATAAATTAAAAATGATTAGAGTCGCAAAGATTAGTATGGCGCATGTCCACGCTGGTGGCTATGCCCGAAAAATTAACGAAAACCCTGAAACCGAACTCGTTGCCGTCTGGGACGAAGAGGACTTTGACCATGGTGGGGGTGGAAGAGAGGCCGCTGAGCAATACGAAGTTCCCTTCTATACGGATCTCGATGAAGTCCTCAGCCGCGACGATGTAGACGCAGTCGCCGTTGACGCAATCACGTCCGACCACCCGCGGGTAATGATCGCTGCTGCTGAAGCAGGGAAACATATCTTCACCGAAAAGGCACTCGCAATTACTGTTGCGGAATGCGATCCAATTATTGATGCCGTCGAGAAGGCGGGTGTGAAGTTCATGATTTCACTCCCTTCCCGGGCTAACCCTGAAATTCTGTTTGCGAAAAAGGCAATTGACGATGGACTCCTCGGCGACATCACGTTCGGTAGAGGACGGATTGCGCATTCTGCCGCATTGGATAGCTGGTTCAGTGGAACAAGTGCTTGGTTCGCAGATCCAGAACGCGCCGGTGGTGGTGCCCTCTTCGATTTAGGGTGTCACCGTGTCGATGTTATCCGGTGGTTGATGGGTGAGCCGAAGAGTGCTATCGCCAAGATTAACAACTTCACTGGCAACTTCCCGATCGATGACAATAGTGTTTCCGTTGTTGAGTTTGCGAACAAGGCACTCGGGGTGATTGACGTTGCGTGGACGCAACGCTCCGGTCCAAATATGCTTGAAATCTACGGCACAGAAGGTTCGTTTGCCGCGGGACATGATGGCGAGATGCATTTTGAAACCCGCAAACTCTCTGATGAGGAGAAAGCGGAATACATCGCTAATGCCCCCGCAGCACCGCCTGAACCGATACAACAGTGGATTAACGCTATTCTTCGCGATGAACCGGTGACGATTACCATCCAAGATGGACGGAACCTCACTGAACTCATGCAAGCGTTCTATATGTCCTCTGAACAGGGACAGTCAATTGATTTTCCTCTATAGACATGTCGCCCCGCTGGGGCTTTAAAAGGAAGATTAGAAAACATGAGAGACTACCAATCTATTTCACTTTCCGCTTTGTGCAATGTCGGCACAGAGATTCTCGGCGAGAACGCAACGCCCACCCTCGGAGCACAGACGTTCCACGGACTTCCTTTCGACATCGCGGAAGACACAACCTGTTTCTTGGGTTTCGGTGAGGACGTTAACACTGACGCTATCCAAGTTCCTGTCGGTGCAAGCCCGAAGCGAGTGATCTTTGTGCATCGGCTGCTTGAGTCACGCATCCCTGAAGGCGAACCGATCGGCAGACTGATTGCTAATTATGTTTTCCATT
This genomic interval from Candidatus Poribacteria bacterium contains the following:
- a CDS encoding ABC transporter ATP-binding protein is translated as MLEIQNLSKSFDKKSILTELTFQVAAGECLVLIGKNGSGKTLLLNILATLVEPTSGTVSIDGIDAFANLKQVRPSIGYIPVAFEGYPESSVVNYLNFFAAAYKLERRERVDAIDTVLELMDIQHLHEVKVGTLSTGERQRLLFAKTFLHEPQLWLLDEPLTPLDPGGQVEMTEFLGELQAMGKTVIVATNRLEDVRRLCGSDSHVENLVGILDKGQFAVFDTFSKLQQEGTEVDSEESFLTMYF
- a CDS encoding phytanoyl-CoA dioxygenase family protein, whose product is MSDIGKSFQENGYYFAKGVYSSQEINAMESDFDRVVDQLLKSDENVNARWGGRLMDALDGGESVIIHTHNIQSFSGIWLQAFMQEKFLDVTEAILGPDIMLHHSKLFCKPPEQGAPFPMHQDWQYFPSVKDTMIAAIIYVSEATDEMGCVRVYPGSHKELGRTDGMMGSGQNAEVTERYPIENATVLEAEPGDVLFFSYFTLHGSMPNRSNQTRKSVLVQMLAGDDEIESENRHTDVQLVLRGWNHLATRSSVGRIR
- a CDS encoding Gfo/Idh/MocA family oxidoreductase — its product is MIRVAKISMAHVHAGGYARKINENPETELVAVWDEEDFDHGGGGREAAEQYEVPFYTDLDEVLSRDDVDAVAVDAITSDHPRVMIAAAEAGKHIFTEKALAITVAECDPIIDAVEKAGVKFMISLPSRANPEILFAKKAIDDGLLGDITFGRGRIAHSAALDSWFSGTSAWFADPERAGGGALFDLGCHRVDVIRWLMGEPKSAIAKINNFTGNFPIDDNSVSVVEFANKALGVIDVAWTQRSGPNMLEIYGTEGSFAAGHDGEMHFETRKLSDEEKAEYIANAPAAPPEPIQQWINAILRDEPVTITIQDGRNLTELMQAFYMSSEQGQSIDFPL